One window from the genome of Pseudomonas fluorescens encodes:
- a CDS encoding quaternary amine ABC transporter ATP-binding protein, with translation MSNAAISKIEVKNVFKIFGNRSKEALELIRQNKTKDQVLAETGCVVGVNDLSLSIGTGEIFVIMGLSGSGKSTLVRHFNRLIDPTSGAILVDGEDILQLDMDALREFRRHKISMVFQSFGLLPHKSVLDNVAYGLKVRGESKQVCAERALHWINTVGLKGYENKYPHQLSGGMRQRVGLARALAADTDIILMDEAFSALDPLIRAEMQDQLLELQKTLHKTIVFITHDLDEAVRIGNRIAILKDGKLIQVGTPREILHSPADEYVDRFVQRRAAVV, from the coding sequence ATGAGCAACGCAGCCATCAGCAAGATCGAAGTCAAGAACGTCTTCAAGATTTTCGGCAATCGCTCCAAGGAAGCCCTGGAGCTGATCCGCCAGAACAAGACCAAGGACCAGGTGTTGGCCGAAACCGGCTGCGTGGTCGGCGTCAACGACCTGTCGCTGAGCATCGGCACCGGTGAGATCTTCGTGATCATGGGCCTGTCCGGCTCCGGCAAGTCCACCCTGGTGCGCCACTTCAATCGGCTGATCGATCCTACGAGTGGGGCGATCCTGGTGGACGGCGAAGACATTCTGCAACTGGACATGGACGCCCTGCGCGAATTTCGCCGGCACAAGATCAGCATGGTGTTCCAGAGCTTCGGCCTGCTGCCCCACAAGAGCGTGCTGGACAACGTCGCCTATGGCTTGAAAGTGCGCGGCGAGAGCAAGCAGGTGTGCGCCGAGCGGGCGCTGCACTGGATCAACACCGTGGGCCTGAAAGGCTACGAGAACAAATACCCACACCAGCTCTCCGGCGGCATGCGCCAGCGTGTGGGCCTGGCCCGGGCCTTGGCGGCGGACACCGATATCATCCTGATGGACGAAGCCTTCAGCGCCCTCGACCCGCTGATCCGTGCGGAAATGCAGGACCAGTTACTGGAGCTGCAGAAGACCCTGCACAAGACCATCGTCTTCATCACCCACGACCTCGACGAGGCCGTGCGCATCGGCAACCGCATCGCGATCCTCAAGGACGGCAAGCTGATCCAGGTCGGCACGCCCCGGGAGATCCTGCATTCGCCGGCGGATGAGTATGTCGATCGGTTTGTGCAGCGCAGGGCTGCGGTGGTTTGA
- a CDS encoding ABC transporter permease — MFPESFTFSIADWVNGWVDSLVTNYGDVFRHISDTLLWAIVNLEGLLRMAPWWLMLAIVGGIAWHATRKVLATAVIVGLLFLVGAVGLWDKLMQTLALMLVATLISVLIGIPLGILSARSNRLRSVLMPLLDIMQTMPSFVYLIPVLMLFGLGKVPAIFATVIYAAPPLIRLTDLGIRQVDGEVMEAINAFGANRWQQLFGVQLPLALPSIMAGINQTTMMALSMVVIASMIGARGLGEDVLVGIQTLNVGRGLEAGLAIVILAVVIDRITQAYGRPRHEVSK; from the coding sequence ATGTTTCCCGAAAGCTTTACCTTCTCCATCGCCGATTGGGTCAACGGTTGGGTCGATTCCCTGGTGACCAACTATGGCGATGTGTTCCGGCACATCTCCGACACCCTGCTGTGGGCCATCGTCAATCTGGAAGGCCTGTTGCGCATGGCGCCCTGGTGGCTGATGCTGGCCATTGTCGGTGGCATTGCCTGGCACGCCACCCGCAAGGTCTTGGCTACGGCAGTCATCGTCGGCCTGTTGTTCCTGGTGGGTGCGGTAGGCCTGTGGGACAAACTGATGCAGACCCTCGCCCTGATGCTGGTGGCGACGCTGATCTCGGTGTTGATCGGCATTCCCCTGGGCATTCTTTCGGCGCGCAGCAACCGCCTGCGTTCGGTGTTGATGCCGTTGCTGGACATCATGCAGACCATGCCGAGCTTCGTGTACCTGATTCCGGTGTTGATGCTGTTCGGCCTGGGCAAGGTCCCGGCGATTTTCGCCACGGTGATCTACGCCGCGCCGCCATTGATCCGCCTGACCGACCTGGGCATCCGCCAGGTGGACGGCGAAGTGATGGAAGCCATCAACGCCTTCGGCGCCAACCGCTGGCAACAGCTGTTCGGCGTGCAACTGCCCCTGGCCCTGCCGAGCATCATGGCCGGGATCAACCAGACCACCATGATGGCCCTGTCGATGGTGGTCATCGCCTCGATGATCGGTGCCCGTGGCCTGGGCGAAGATGTGCTGGTGGGCATCCAGACCCTCAACGTCGGGCGCGGCCTGGAAGCGGGGCTGGCCATCGTGATTCTCGCCGTGGTCATCGACCGCATTACCCAGGCCTATGGTCGTCCTCGGCATGAGGTGAGCAAATGA
- a CDS encoding ABC transporter substrate-binding protein — protein sequence MKSNKTLLTTLLSMGLLASAGATQAAGWCESGKPVKFAGLNWESGMLLTDVLQVVLEKGYDCKTDSLPGNSITMENALSSNDIQVFAEEWVGRSEVWNKAEKAGKVVGVGAPVVGAIEGWYVPRYVVEGDAKRKLEAKAPGLKNIADLGQYAAVFKDPEEPSKGRFYNCPAGWTCELDNSEMLKSYGLEKTYTNFRPGTGPALDAAVLSSYKRGEPILFYYWSPTPLMGQVDLVKLEEKPGVDKSVSIKVGLSKTFHDEAPELVAVLEKVNLPIDILNQNLGRMAKERIESPKLAKIFLKEHPEVWHAWVSEDAAKKIDAAL from the coding sequence ATGAAGTCGAACAAGACCCTGTTGACCACATTGCTTTCCATGGGCCTGCTGGCCAGCGCCGGCGCCACGCAAGCGGCGGGTTGGTGCGAGTCGGGTAAACCGGTGAAGTTTGCCGGCCTGAACTGGGAAAGCGGCATGCTGCTGACTGACGTCCTGCAAGTGGTGCTGGAAAAAGGCTACGACTGCAAGACCGACAGCCTGCCGGGCAACTCCATCACCATGGAAAACGCCCTGAGCAGCAACGACATCCAGGTGTTCGCCGAAGAGTGGGTCGGCCGCAGCGAGGTGTGGAACAAGGCCGAGAAGGCCGGCAAGGTGGTCGGCGTCGGTGCCCCGGTGGTGGGCGCCATCGAAGGCTGGTATGTGCCGCGCTACGTGGTTGAAGGCGACGCCAAGCGCAAGCTCGAAGCCAAGGCCCCGGGCCTGAAGAACATTGCCGACCTGGGCCAGTACGCTGCCGTGTTCAAGGACCCGGAAGAACCGTCCAAGGGCCGTTTCTACAACTGCCCGGCCGGTTGGACCTGTGAGCTGGACAACAGCGAAATGCTGAAAAGCTACGGCTTGGAAAAAACCTACACCAACTTCCGTCCAGGCACCGGCCCGGCGCTGGATGCGGCGGTGTTGTCGAGCTACAAGCGTGGCGAGCCGATCCTGTTCTACTACTGGTCGCCAACGCCACTGATGGGCCAGGTGGACCTGGTGAAACTGGAAGAAAAACCGGGCGTGGATAAAAGCGTGAGCATCAAGGTCGGCCTGTCCAAGACGTTCCACGACGAAGCCCCGGAACTGGTGGCGGTGCTGGAGAAGGTCAACCTGCCGATCGATATCCTGAACCAGAACCTTGGGCGCATGGCCAAAGAGCGGATCGAGTCGCCGAAACTGGCGAAGATCTTCCTGAAGGAACATCCTGAAGTCTGGCACGCCTGGGTCAGTGAAGACGCTGCCAAGAAAATCGACGCGGCTCTGTAG
- a CDS encoding purine-cytosine permease family protein, whose translation MAVTRTRASSKPLIEKRSIDYIPEAERHGRLLSQFTLWMGANLQITAIVTGALAVVLGGDVFWSLIGLLIGQVLGGGVMALHAAQGPKLGLPQMISSRVQFGVYGAAIPIVLVCLMYLGFTATGTVLSGQALGQLFGVSDSVGILIFASVIVLVTVLGYRVIHFIGRVASIIGVIAFVYLFARLISQTDVGALLQIRHFSWSSFLLAVSLAASWQIAFGPYVADYSRYLPSKTSSVKTFFAAGAGSVIGAQVAMILGVFAAASANGQFAGHEVAYIVGLGGTGATAALLYFSIAFGKVTISTLNSYGSFMCIATIISGFRGHLNVTRVQRLVFVLFIVGAATLIALLGQHSFLGAFKSFILFLLAFFTPWSAINLVDYYCITRERYDVPALADPNGRYGRWNTLGISVYVFGVLVQLPFIATKFYTGPLVGAMGGVDISWIIGLVVPAALYYVLAKKWHSAVPDQLILPLEQDAVDAQPSRAGRIQAV comes from the coding sequence ATGGCTGTCACCCGCACACGCGCAAGCAGCAAGCCGTTGATCGAGAAGCGCTCGATCGACTACATCCCGGAAGCGGAGAGACACGGTCGGCTGTTGAGCCAGTTCACCCTCTGGATGGGGGCCAACCTGCAAATCACGGCCATTGTCACCGGTGCATTGGCGGTGGTGCTGGGCGGTGATGTGTTCTGGTCGTTGATCGGTTTGCTGATCGGCCAAGTGCTCGGCGGTGGCGTCATGGCCTTGCATGCCGCGCAAGGGCCCAAGCTTGGCCTGCCGCAGATGATCTCCAGCCGGGTGCAGTTCGGTGTGTATGGCGCGGCCATCCCGATCGTGCTGGTGTGCCTGATGTACCTGGGTTTCACCGCGACGGGCACCGTGCTTTCCGGCCAGGCGCTGGGCCAGTTGTTTGGCGTCAGCGACAGCGTCGGCATCCTCATTTTCGCCAGCGTCATCGTGCTGGTCACGGTGCTCGGGTATCGGGTGATTCACTTCATTGGCCGTGTCGCCAGCATCATTGGCGTCATTGCCTTCGTTTACCTGTTCGCTCGCCTGATCAGCCAGACGGACGTCGGCGCACTCCTGCAAATCCGCCATTTCAGCTGGAGCAGTTTCCTGCTGGCGGTGTCGCTCGCGGCCTCCTGGCAGATCGCCTTCGGCCCCTACGTGGCTGACTATTCGCGTTACCTGCCGAGCAAGACGTCCTCGGTGAAAACCTTTTTCGCCGCAGGCGCCGGCTCGGTCATCGGCGCACAGGTGGCGATGATCCTCGGCGTGTTTGCCGCCGCCTCGGCCAACGGGCAGTTCGCCGGTCACGAAGTGGCCTACATCGTTGGCCTGGGGGGCACCGGCGCCACCGCTGCGCTGCTGTACTTCAGCATCGCGTTCGGCAAGGTCACCATCTCCACGCTGAACTCCTACGGCAGCTTCATGTGCATTGCCACCATCATCAGCGGTTTCCGGGGGCATCTGAACGTCACGCGCGTGCAGCGTCTGGTCTTCGTGCTGTTCATTGTCGGCGCCGCGACCCTGATCGCGCTGCTCGGCCAGCACTCGTTCCTCGGTGCGTTCAAGTCTTTCATCCTGTTCTTGCTGGCGTTCTTTACGCCTTGGAGCGCGATCAACCTGGTGGACTACTACTGCATCACCCGCGAGCGCTATGACGTGCCGGCCCTGGCCGACCCGAACGGCCGCTACGGTCGGTGGAACACCTTGGGTATCAGCGTCTATGTCTTCGGTGTACTGGTTCAATTGCCCTTCATCGCCACCAAGTTCTATACCGGTCCGCTGGTGGGAGCCATGGGCGGTGTGGATATCTCCTGGATCATCGGCCTGGTGGTCCCGGCGGCGCTGTATTACGTCCTCGCCAAGAAGTGGCACAGCGCAGTACCCGATCAATTGATCCTGCCGCTCGAGCAGGACGCGGTTGACGCACAACCGAGCAGGGCGGGCCGCATTCAAGCGGTCTGA
- the hutU gene encoding urocanate hydratase: protein MTDATRKPEKYRDVEIRAPRGNTLTAKSWLTEAPLRMLMNNLDPEVAENPKELVVYGGIGRAARNWECYDKIVESLTNLNDDETLLVQSGKPVGVFKTHSNAPRVLIANSNLVPHWASWEHFNELDAKGLAMYGQMTAGSWIYIGSQGIVQGTYETFVEAGRQHYDSNLKGRWVLTAGLGGMGGAQPLAATLAGACSLNIECQQVSIDFRLKTRYVDEQAKDLDDALARIEKYTAEGKAISIALCGNAAEILPEMVRRGVRPDMVTDQTSAHDPLNGYLPAGWTWDEYRARAKTEPAAVVKAAKQSMAVHVKAMLAFQKMGVPTFDYGNNIRQMAQEEGVENAFDFPGFVPAYIRPLFCRGIGPFRWAALSGDPQDIYKTDAKVKELIPDDAHLHNWLDMARERISFQGLPARICWVGLGQRAKLGLAFNEMVRSGELSAPIVIGRDHLDSGSVASPNRETESMQDGSDAVSDWPLLNALLNTASGATWVSLHHGGGVGMGFSQHSGMVIVCDGTDEAAERIARVLHNDPGTGVMRHADAGYQIAIDCAKEQGLNLPMITGK from the coding sequence GTGACCGACGCTACCCGCAAACCCGAAAAATACCGTGACGTTGAAATCCGCGCCCCTCGCGGTAACACGCTGACCGCCAAGAGCTGGCTGACTGAAGCGCCGCTGCGCATGTTGATGAACAACCTCGACCCGGAAGTGGCCGAGAACCCCAAGGAACTGGTGGTCTACGGTGGCATCGGCCGCGCGGCGCGCAATTGGGAGTGCTACGACAAGATCGTCGAAAGCCTGACCAACCTGAATGACGACGAAACCCTGCTGGTGCAATCCGGCAAGCCGGTGGGCGTGTTCAAGACCCACAGCAACGCCCCTCGTGTACTGATCGCCAACTCCAACCTGGTGCCGCACTGGGCCAGTTGGGAACACTTCAACGAACTCGACGCCAAGGGCCTGGCCATGTACGGCCAGATGACTGCTGGCAGCTGGATCTACATCGGCAGCCAGGGCATCGTCCAAGGCACTTATGAAACCTTCGTCGAGGCCGGTCGCCAGCACTACGACTCCAACCTCAAGGGCCGTTGGGTCCTGACCGCCGGCCTGGGTGGCATGGGCGGCGCGCAACCCCTGGCCGCGACCCTGGCCGGTGCGTGCTCGCTGAACATCGAGTGCCAGCAGGTCAGTATCGATTTCCGCCTGAAAACCCGTTACGTCGACGAGCAAGCCAAAGACCTCGACGACGCCCTGGCGCGCATCGAGAAATACACCGCCGAAGGCAAGGCGATTTCCATCGCACTGTGTGGGAACGCTGCCGAAATCCTGCCGGAAATGGTCCGTCGTGGTGTGCGCCCGGACATGGTCACCGACCAGACCAGCGCCCACGATCCCCTCAACGGTTACCTGCCGGCCGGTTGGACCTGGGACGAATACCGTGCCCGCGCCAAGACCGAGCCCGCAGCCGTGGTGAAGGCCGCCAAGCAATCGATGGCTGTCCACGTCAAAGCCATGCTCGCCTTCCAGAAAATGGGCGTGCCGACCTTCGACTACGGCAACAACATCCGCCAGATGGCCCAGGAAGAGGGCGTCGAAAATGCCTTCGATTTCCCTGGTTTCGTCCCGGCGTATATCCGTCCGTTGTTCTGCCGTGGCATCGGCCCGTTCCGTTGGGCTGCGCTGTCCGGTGACCCCCAGGACATCTACAAGACCGACGCCAAGGTCAAGGAACTGATCCCCGACGACGCCCACCTGCACAACTGGCTGGACATGGCCCGCGAGCGCATCAGCTTCCAGGGCTTGCCGGCACGTATCTGCTGGGTCGGCCTGGGCCAGCGCGCCAAGTTGGGCCTGGCCTTCAACGAGATGGTACGCAGCGGTGAATTGTCGGCACCGATCGTCATCGGTCGCGACCACCTGGACTCCGGTTCCGTGGCCAGCCCGAACCGTGAAACCGAATCCATGCAGGATGGCTCCGACGCCGTTTCCGACTGGCCGCTGCTCAATGCCTTGCTCAACACCGCCAGCGGCGCGACCTGGGTGTCGCTGCACCACGGTGGTGGCGTCGGCATGGGCTTCTCCCAGCATTCGGGCATGGTGATCGTCTGCGACGGTACCGACGAAGCGGCCGAGCGCATTGCTCGCGTACTGCACAACGACCCGGGTACCGGGGTGATGCGCCATGCCGATGCCGGTTACCAGATCGCCATCGATTGCGCCAAGGAACAGGGGCTGAACTTGCCGATGATCACCGGCAAATAA
- a CDS encoding HutD family protein, whose translation MSQLKVLRAADYPRMPWKNGGGSTEEITRDAGTGLEGFGWRLSIADIGESGGFSTFAGYERIISVLQGDGMTLNVDGQATGPLRPLDPFAFSGESHVHCTLLGGPIRDFNLIYAPQRYRARLQWVGGQQRFFSEAETLLVFSAAPGLTIRIGESAVILGLYDCLQLSGNTGLLDITSHGQCCVIELTAR comes from the coding sequence ATGAGCCAGTTGAAGGTTTTACGCGCAGCAGATTACCCCCGCATGCCGTGGAAAAACGGCGGTGGCAGCACCGAGGAAATCACTCGCGATGCCGGCACTGGCCTGGAAGGTTTCGGCTGGCGTCTGTCGATTGCCGATATCGGTGAGTCGGGTGGTTTTTCCACGTTTGCCGGTTACGAGCGGATCATCAGCGTCTTGCAGGGAGACGGTATGACGCTGAACGTCGATGGCCAGGCCACGGGGCCTTTGCGCCCGCTGGACCCCTTTGCCTTCAGCGGCGAGAGCCATGTGCATTGCACCTTGCTGGGCGGCCCCATTCGGGATTTCAACCTGATCTATGCGCCGCAGCGTTACCGCGCGCGATTGCAGTGGGTGGGGGGGCAGCAGCGATTCTTCAGCGAAGCGGAGACGTTGCTGGTGTTCAGCGCGGCCCCGGGATTGACCATCAGGATTGGCGAGTCCGCCGTTATCCTGGGCCTCTACGACTGCTTGCAATTGAGCGGTAACACCGGGCTGCTGGACATCACCAGCCACGGCCAATGCTGTGTGATCGAGCTGACGGCCCGCTGA
- the hutC gene encoding histidine utilization repressor, translated as MGDSPAPLYARVKQMITQQIDSGNWPPHYRVPSESELVSQLGFSRMTINRALREMTADGLLVRMQGVGTFVAEPKSQSALFEVHNIADEIASRGHRHTCKVITLEEEAAGSERALALDMREGQKVFHSLIVHFENDIPVQIEDRFVNALVAPDYLKQDFTLQTPYAYLNQVAPLTEGEHVVEAILAEPSECKLLQIERGEPCLLIRRRTWSGRQPVTAARLIHPGSRHSLEGRFHK; from the coding sequence ATGGGTGACAGTCCGGCGCCCTTGTACGCCCGCGTCAAACAGATGATCACCCAGCAGATCGACAGTGGAAACTGGCCGCCGCATTACCGCGTGCCGTCGGAAAGCGAGCTGGTCAGCCAATTGGGCTTCAGTCGCATGACCATCAACCGTGCCCTGCGGGAAATGACCGCCGATGGCCTGTTGGTGCGCATGCAGGGGGTCGGCACGTTCGTGGCCGAGCCCAAGAGCCAATCCGCGTTGTTCGAAGTGCATAACATCGCCGACGAAATCGCCTCCCGTGGTCATCGCCACACCTGCAAGGTCATCACCCTGGAAGAAGAAGCCGCCGGTTCCGAGCGAGCCCTGGCCCTGGACATGCGTGAAGGCCAGAAGGTGTTCCATTCGCTGATCGTGCATTTCGAGAACGACATCCCTGTGCAAATCGAGGACCGTTTCGTCAACGCACTGGTGGCGCCGGACTACCTCAAGCAGGACTTCACCTTGCAGACGCCCTACGCCTATCTGAACCAGGTCGCGCCGCTGACCGAGGGTGAGCATGTGGTCGAGGCGATTCTGGCCGAGCCGAGCGAGTGCAAACTGCTGCAGATCGAGCGAGGCGAACCCTGCCTGTTGATCCGCCGCCGCACCTGGTCCGGGCGCCAGCCGGTGACCGCCGCGCGCCTGATCCATCCGGGTTCCCGTCACAGTCTGGAAGGGCGCTTTCATAAATGA
- a CDS encoding formimidoylglutamate deiminase, whose protein sequence is MSAFFAERALLPSGWAHDVRLEVDAKGVLTHIQAGSHADGAERLGGPLLPGMPNLHSHAFQRAMAGLAEVAGNPNDSFWTWRDLMYRLVGKISPDQLGIIARQLYIEMLKAGYTSVAEFHYVHHDTDGAPYADPAELALRISHAASAAGIGLTLLPVLYSHSGFGGQAPNDGQRRFINSTENYLKLQSRLQPILAGQPAQALGLCFHSLRAVTPGQIQDVLAASDRDCPVHIHIAEQQKEVDDCLSWSGARPLQWLYENTEVDQRWCLVHATHANAQEVSLMAKSRAIAGLCLTTEANLGDGIFPAVDFLAQGGRLGIGSDSHVSLSVVEELRWLEYGQRLRDQRRNRLYRADQPMVGRTLFDAALEGGAQALGQPVGALDIGKRADWLVLDGNDPYLATANGDGILNRWLFAGGDRQVRDVMVGGRWVVRDGRHAGEEESARAFTQVLRELLD, encoded by the coding sequence ATGTCCGCCTTCTTTGCCGAACGCGCGCTGCTGCCTAGTGGATGGGCCCATGATGTACGTCTTGAGGTCGATGCCAAGGGCGTCCTGACCCATATCCAGGCCGGTTCCCACGCAGACGGCGCCGAACGGCTGGGCGGTCCGCTGTTGCCGGGCATGCCGAACCTGCACTCCCATGCCTTTCAACGGGCGATGGCCGGGCTGGCGGAAGTGGCGGGCAATCCCAATGACAGTTTCTGGACCTGGCGCGACTTGATGTACCGCCTCGTCGGAAAAATCAGCCCGGATCAACTCGGCATCATCGCCCGCCAGCTGTACATCGAAATGCTCAAGGCCGGCTACACCTCGGTCGCCGAATTCCATTACGTGCACCATGACACCGACGGCGCACCCTACGCCGACCCGGCGGAGCTGGCCCTGCGCATCAGCCACGCCGCCAGCGCCGCCGGCATCGGCCTGACCCTGCTGCCAGTGCTCTACAGCCATTCCGGTTTTGGCGGCCAGGCGCCCAATGACGGGCAGCGCCGGTTCATCAACAGTACCGAAAACTACTTGAAGCTTCAGTCACGCTTGCAACCGATCCTGGCCGGGCAACCGGCCCAGGCCCTGGGCTTGTGCTTCCACTCGCTGCGCGCCGTGACACCCGGGCAGATCCAGGACGTGCTGGCCGCCAGCGACCGTGATTGCCCGGTGCACATCCACATCGCCGAGCAGCAGAAGGAGGTCGATGACTGCCTGAGCTGGAGCGGCGCCCGCCCGCTGCAATGGCTGTACGAAAACACCGAAGTCGACCAGCGCTGGTGCCTGGTTCATGCCACCCACGCCAACGCCCAGGAAGTCAGCCTCATGGCCAAGAGCCGGGCGATTGCCGGCCTGTGCCTGACCACCGAAGCCAACCTGGGGGACGGGATTTTTCCGGCCGTGGATTTCCTCGCCCAGGGCGGGCGCCTGGGTATCGGTTCCGACAGCCATGTGTCCTTGAGCGTGGTCGAAGAATTGCGCTGGCTGGAGTATGGCCAGCGCCTGCGCGACCAACGGCGCAACCGCTTGTATCGGGCGGATCAGCCGATGGTCGGCCGCACCTTGTTCGACGCGGCATTGGAAGGCGGCGCCCAGGCCCTGGGGCAACCGGTCGGTGCCCTCGACATCGGCAAGCGCGCCGACTGGCTGGTGCTCGATGGCAACGACCCGTACCTGGCCACGGCCAATGGCGACGGGATTCTCAATCGCTGGTTGTTTGCCGGCGGCGATCGTCAGGTGCGGGATGTGATGGTCGGTGGACGGTGGGTTGTGCGTGATGGGCGTCATGCCGGCGAAGAGGAAAGCGCTCGGGCGTTCACCCAGGTATTGCGCGAACTTCTAGACTGA
- a CDS encoding lipocalin family protein: MMRLVFVLLAGLVLAGCATSGEDPLAPKTVNSVNLKRYQGTWYELARLPMYFQRNCAQSEAHYILKPDGNVGVLNRCLTSDWQWEEARGTATPQVPGKTDKLWVEFDNWFSRIVPGVAKGQYWVLYVSDDYKTAIVGDPSRRYMWLLSRTPTVNSVVREELLSKARQQGYDTTRLIWRASDRQMAKTSN; encoded by the coding sequence ATGATGCGGTTAGTTTTTGTGCTTTTGGCTGGCCTGGTATTGGCCGGCTGTGCCACTTCTGGCGAAGATCCGTTGGCGCCCAAGACGGTCAACAGCGTCAACCTCAAGCGTTACCAAGGGACCTGGTATGAGTTGGCCCGTCTGCCCATGTATTTCCAGCGCAATTGCGCGCAATCGGAAGCTCACTACATCCTCAAGCCAGACGGCAACGTGGGTGTGCTCAATCGCTGCCTGACCTCGGACTGGCAGTGGGAGGAGGCCAGGGGCACGGCCACGCCGCAGGTGCCGGGCAAGACCGACAAGCTCTGGGTCGAGTTCGACAACTGGTTTTCACGGATCGTGCCGGGCGTGGCGAAAGGGCAATACTGGGTGCTGTACGTCAGCGATGACTACAAGACCGCCATCGTCGGCGACCCGAGCCGCCGCTACATGTGGCTGCTGTCCCGCACACCGACCGTCAATAGCGTCGTGCGCGAGGAACTGCTGAGCAAGGCGCGCCAGCAGGGCTATGACACGACACGACTGATCTGGCGCGCGTCGGATCGGCAGATGGCCAAGACTTCGAATTGA